GGCACACTCTCGGGAGGCGAGCAGTCACGGCTGGCCCTCGCCTGTGTGCTGGCCGCAGGCCCCGAACTGCTGCTGCTCGACGAACCCACCAACCACCTCGACGCCGCGGCGGTCGGCTGGCTGGAGGACCACCTGCGCGCCCACCGCGGCACGCTGGTCGCCGTCACGCACGACCGGGCGTTCCTGGAACGGATCACGACCGTGATCCTGGAGGTGGACCGGGACCTGCGCGGTGTCACCCGGTACGGAGACGGCTGGGACGGCTACCGCACCGCCAAGGCCGCCGCCCGCCGCCGCCGGGCGCAGGAGCACCAGGAATGGCTGGACGAACTGGCCCGCACCGGGGAACTGGCCGAGGCCGCGGGCCGCCGGCTCGCGGGCACCGGCAAGGACCCCCGCCAGGGCTTCGGCAAGCACCGCAGGTCCCATGAGGCCAAACTGTCCGGGCAGGTCAGGGCGGCCAGGACCCGGCTGGAAGCCCTGCGCCGCACGCCCGTACCCGCCCCGCCCGTGCCGCTGCGCTTCACCGCGGATCTCACCCTCGCCCCGGCCCCCGTCTTTGGCCCCGCCGCGCCCCCGGGCGACGGCACCGGACCCGGGCCCGCCGGCACCGCGAGCTCCGCCGGGATGCTCGCCGCACTCGAATCGGTCGTCGTCGGCGGCCGGCCGGAGGCGCCCCGGCTGGACGTGCCCCTGCTGCGCGTCGGGCCCGGACAGCGGCTCCTGGTCACCGGGCCCAACGGCGCGGGGAAGACCACCCTGCTACGGGTCCTCGCCGGCGACCTCGCCCCCGACTCCGGCACGGTCCGCCGTGCGGCCCGGACCGGCTACCTCCCGCAGGAGCTGCCGGTCCGGCCCACCCGCCGTTCCCTGCTCGCCGTCTTCGCCGCCGGGCTGCCCGGCCCCGCCGACGAACACACCGGCACCCTGCTGGACCTCGGCCTGTTCCGCCCGGAGGACCTGGACG
This DNA window, taken from Streptomyces nitrosporeus, encodes the following:
- a CDS encoding ABC-F family ATP-binding cassette domain-containing protein, with the translated sequence MSSQRDRAQLSLHDVSRTYGTRTVLDRVSLTVRPGEKAGVIGENGSGKSTLLRLMAGAETPDDGDVTVRFPGGTGYLAQTLDLDPGATVQDAVDAAMGELREMERRIRAAETLMSDTTPTGAQLAAYGDLLTAYEERDGYRADARADAAMHGLGLGRVGRDRALGTLSGGEQSRLALACVLAAGPELLLLDEPTNHLDAAAVGWLEDHLRAHRGTLVAVTHDRAFLERITTVILEVDRDLRGVTRYGDGWDGYRTAKAAARRRRAQEHQEWLDELARTGELAEAAGRRLAGTGKDPRQGFGKHRRSHEAKLSGQVRAARTRLEALRRTPVPAPPVPLRFTADLTLAPAPVFGPAAPPGDGTGPGPAGTASSAGMLAALESVVVGGRPEAPRLDVPLLRVGPGQRLLVTGPNGAGKTTLLRVLAGDLAPDSGTVRRAARTGYLPQELPVRPTRRSLLAVFAAGLPGPADEHTGTLLDLGLFRPEDLDVPVAELSAGQRRRLALARLVTRPADLLILDEPTNHLAPDLVEELEAALDRYPGAVVVVSHDRSFRSRFAGDRLELRGGRIAGGTGFPADPYGPEGAPAPRTEV